A single genomic interval of Bradyrhizobium sp. CCBAU 53338 harbors:
- a CDS encoding phosphoenolpyruvate hydrolase family protein, with translation MHTRTDQAKGGGIRRFFRNSRSFMLGAGIGSGMTARAAERAGADFVLALNAGRFRAMGGSSPASILPIRNTNEFVAGFGRTEILPSTKLPVFFGACTFDPQLDIDRFLDRIMRWGFSGVTNFPSVIHIDDYRRSLLESCGLGYEREIELLVKAAKRGLMTIAYTRTQSEARRMVEAGAEAICINFNLNRAVESGCDLSISLSELAARTSAVARVAQSVDVNAICLLGGGPITKPDELLDICRETGVQGFIGGSSLDRIPLEMSVLEVTSGFKTIHLLREKVDLLERQLQLSGFRHGVIAQSSIMKHVLETARRLASNPNSVLVWGEAGSGKRRIANLVHAFSDRRHTKAALFHCRRGPAIDTVGALFGAESAENRRRQLSLLEAASDSALLLTHVDQLSRDGQERLADYLETGTFTPLNGVSVVRSNARIIATATVTRGASLESVLCPRLLAFFAGLDIEQPALPNRLEDLPQLIQHFAVEAKGDSNAQTLAIEKSAFLALAGHHWPGNLRELRQIVNQLVMVKDAHITADVLKPLLNSTSPARPKGAFSEREWFIEGLKRNRLHRGKTAQSLGLSRKTLYNKIKKLRILE, from the coding sequence TGGGGCTGGAATAGGATCGGGCATGACCGCGCGAGCGGCCGAACGGGCGGGCGCGGATTTCGTTCTCGCCCTTAACGCCGGCCGATTTCGCGCGATGGGGGGCTCTTCGCCAGCCTCAATTCTTCCAATCCGCAATACAAACGAATTCGTGGCGGGCTTCGGCCGGACCGAGATCCTGCCCTCAACGAAATTGCCGGTATTTTTTGGCGCTTGTACCTTCGATCCGCAGCTGGATATCGACCGCTTTCTCGACCGCATCATGCGATGGGGTTTTTCAGGCGTCACCAATTTCCCGTCCGTCATCCACATTGATGACTACAGGAGATCACTGCTTGAAAGTTGCGGGCTCGGCTACGAGCGGGAAATCGAACTCCTGGTCAAAGCCGCAAAACGCGGCCTAATGACCATCGCTTATACTCGCACCCAGTCCGAAGCAAGGCGCATGGTTGAAGCTGGAGCTGAAGCCATCTGTATCAACTTCAATCTCAACCGCGCTGTCGAAAGCGGATGCGACTTGTCGATCAGCCTGTCGGAGCTTGCCGCGCGAACGAGCGCTGTTGCGCGTGTCGCTCAATCCGTCGACGTGAACGCAATTTGCCTGCTTGGTGGCGGGCCAATCACGAAGCCTGACGAACTCCTGGACATCTGCCGAGAAACGGGTGTGCAGGGTTTCATTGGCGGTTCGTCGCTCGACCGCATCCCGCTCGAAATGTCAGTTCTCGAGGTAACCTCGGGCTTTAAGACCATCCACTTATTGCGAGAGAAGGTCGATCTCCTCGAGCGCCAGCTCCAGTTGAGCGGATTCCGGCATGGCGTCATCGCGCAGTCCTCGATCATGAAGCACGTGCTTGAGACTGCAAGGCGCTTGGCAAGTAATCCCAATTCTGTGCTGGTGTGGGGCGAGGCGGGATCGGGAAAGCGAAGGATAGCGAACCTCGTCCATGCCTTTAGCGATCGGAGACACACGAAGGCCGCGCTGTTTCATTGCCGCCGAGGGCCGGCAATCGACACGGTCGGTGCGCTGTTCGGTGCCGAGAGCGCTGAGAATAGGAGGCGCCAACTGTCGCTCCTCGAAGCCGCAAGTGATTCCGCGCTCCTGCTGACGCATGTCGATCAGCTGTCGCGAGATGGGCAAGAGCGTCTCGCGGACTATCTCGAGACGGGTACTTTCACGCCGCTGAACGGCGTATCCGTTGTAAGGTCAAACGCCCGGATCATCGCAACCGCGACAGTGACCCGCGGAGCAAGCTTGGAAAGTGTTCTATGTCCCCGCCTTCTTGCCTTCTTTGCCGGGCTTGACATAGAACAACCCGCTTTGCCAAACCGTCTGGAGGACCTTCCACAGCTCATTCAGCATTTTGCCGTCGAAGCCAAGGGGGATTCGAATGCACAAACGCTGGCAATAGAGAAGTCCGCGTTCTTGGCGTTAGCGGGCCACCATTGGCCCGGAAATTTGAGAGAATTGCGCCAGATCGTCAATCAACTGGTGATGGTGAAAGACGCGCATATAACTGCTGACGTCCTCAAGCCGCTTCTGAACTCGACGTCGCCCGCTCGGCCCAAAGGAGCATTCTCCGAGCGCGAGTGGTTCATCGAAGGCCTAAAACGAAACAGGCTCCACCGTGGCAAGACCGCACAATCTCTTGGGCTTTCAAGGAAGACGCTTTACAACAAGATAAAGAAACTGCGGATCCTAGAATAG